From a region of the Mercurialis annua linkage group LG1-X, ddMerAnnu1.2, whole genome shotgun sequence genome:
- the LOC126673686 gene encoding pentatricopeptide repeat-containing protein At4g18520, chloroplastic — MLSLTCLSLDIATLFHQPSLVQSSKPKFTSKTIIKNQPTTTTKIHSFSYKNDTHSRRTSNLCYLTKFDSYPDADSLDAQCSTGSTNYSLLALWLRSCYSVKDVKRVHAVVLKCLKNSSTYVNNNLISRYVKLGELNEARKVFDEMPERNVVSWTAMINGYVGFGLDDEALRLFSEFVDSGIAGNSRTFVCVLNLCGKRCDFKLGSQIHACVVKGKWRNLILDSAIVSFYAQCGDLKSAFFIFDRMMEKDVVCWTSLVSACSQQGHAEEAFRMFSQMLSDGFSPNEFTVCAVLKACGEKKVLKFGRQLHGAIVKRMYKHDIFIGSALVDMYAKCGEMIDSRKVFIGMRNRNTVTWTSIIAGYARQGLGEEALCLFRVMKRRKIISNNFTVVSVLRACGSISASLTGKEVHAQIIKNGVQSNVYLGSTLVWFYCKCGEFDVASKVLEQMPFKNVVSWTAMISGCAGLGYESEALEFLKEMMEEGVEPNEYTYSSALKACANLETVLQGKLIHSFANKTPASSNVFVGSALIYMYSKCGHLSDAIQVFDSMPERNLIAWKTMILSYARNGFCREALKLMYRMEAEGIEVDNYIYTSVMSSCGDVDWNAESSSEYCLRS; from the coding sequence ATGCTATCATTAACGTGTCTGTCATTGGATATTGCTACTTTATTTCACCAACCGTCTCTTGTACAATCTTCAAAACCCAAATTCACTTCAAAAACAATAATCAAGAACCAACCAACAACTACAACAAAAATACATTCCTTCTCTTACAAGAACGATACCCATTCACGAAGAACTTCAAATTTGTGCTATTTAACCAAGTTTGATTCATACCCAGATGCTGATTCGCTGGATGCACAATGCTCAACTGGTTCTACTAATTACAGTCTGCTTGCGCTTTGGCTTCGGTCCTGTTATAGCGTAAAGGATGTAAAAAGAGTGCACGCGGTTGTTTTAAAGTGTTTGAAGAATTCTAGTACTTATGTAAATAACAATTTGATTAGCAGGTATGTGAAACTAGGGGAATTAAATGAGGCGCGGAAGGTGTTTGATGAAATGCCTGAACGAAATGTTGTTAGTTGGACTGCTATGATTAATGGGTATGTTGGTTTTGGGTTGGATGATGAAGCTTTGAGGTTGTTTAGTGAGTTTGTAGATAGTGGGATTGCAGGGAATAGTAGGACTTTTGTGTGTGTGCTGAATTTGTGCGGTAAAAGGTGTGATTTTAAGCTCGGGAGTCAAATACATGCCTGTGTTGTAAAGGGTAAATGGAGGAATTTAATTTTGGATAGTGCTATTGTTTCGTTTTATGCTCAATGTGGCGACTTGAAAAGcgccttttttatttttgatcgGATGATGGAAAAGGATGTGGTTTGTTGGACAAGCTTGGTTAGTGCTTGCTCGCAACAGGGACATGCAGAGGAGGCTTTTAGGATGTTTTCGCAAATGCTGAGTGATGGATTTTCGCCTAATGAGTTTACGGTATGTGCAGTTTTAAAGGCTTGTGGAGAAAAGAAGGTGTTAAAGTTTGGGAGACAATTACATGGTGCCATAGTTAAGAGGATGTATAAACATGATATTTTTATCGGAAGCGCTTTAGTGGATATGTATGCGAAATGTGGGGAGATGATAGATTCTAGAAAAGTGTTTATTGGAATGAGGAATAGAAATACGGTTACATGGACTTCTATTATAGCAGGGTATGCTAGGCAAGGGCTTGGTGAAGAAGCCTTATGTCTCTTTCGAGTGATGAAGAGACGGAAGATTATTTCTAACAATTTTACTGTTGTGAGCGTTCTTAGGGCCTGCGGCTCAATCTCAGCTTCACTTACCGGGAAAGAAGTTCATGCACAAATTATCAAGAATGGGGTTCAATCAAATGTGTATTTAGGAAGCACTCTTGTGTGGTTCTACTGCAAATGTGGGGAGTTTGATGTTGCTTCAAAGGTCCTTGAACAGATGCCATTTAAGAATGTTGTATCGTGGACTGCCATGATTTCTGGTTGTGCAGGTCTCGGGTATGAATCTGAAGCTCTCGAGTTTTTGAAAGAAATGATGGAGGAAGGCGTAGAACCTAATGAATATACATATTCATCAGCTCTAAAAGCTTGTGCTAATCTTGAAACTGTTCTACAAGGAAAATTGATTCACTCATTTGCCAATAAGACCCCTGCCTCATCCAATGTGTTCGTCGGCAGTGCCTTAATATACATGTATTCCAAATGCGGACATTTATCAGATGCAATTCAAGTTTTCGACAGCATGCCAGAGCGGAACTTAATTGCGTGGAAGACGATGATTTTGAGTTACGCAAGGAACGGATTCTGCCGAGAGGCTTTAAAGCTTATGTATCGTATGGAGGCAGAGGGCATTGAAGTGGATAATTACATCTATACTTCAGTGATGAGTTCATGTGGTGATGTAGATTGGAATGCAGAGTCTTCATCCGAGTATTGTTTGCGGTCTTAG